From Paenibacillus sp. V4I7, one genomic window encodes:
- the comER gene encoding late competence protein ComER yields MKAGFIGTGSMGSILIEAFIHSGAFNPEQIIAGNRTIRKVELLAETYPGLHVAGSNREVVLGSDLIFLCVKPSEFKKVIDEIKEDVLPSQLIVSITSPVLLKHLEGLLSAKISKIIPSITNYVLSGATLCIHGNRMQPEDKEWLENLFAHISSPIRVSENYTRISSDISSCGPAFLAKFLQSFIDAAVEATGISIEEATLLASEMTLGTGKLLTTGGFNPASLQKRVSVPGGITAEGLRILDNELAGIFSRVICATHAKYEEDIEKAELLFTLKQ; encoded by the coding sequence ATGAAAGCAGGATTCATCGGTACTGGGAGTATGGGAAGTATTCTGATTGAAGCATTCATTCATTCTGGAGCTTTCAATCCGGAGCAAATTATAGCGGGAAATCGAACAATTCGTAAAGTTGAGCTTCTAGCGGAGACATATCCTGGACTTCATGTTGCCGGGTCGAATAGAGAAGTCGTACTGGGGAGCGATCTCATCTTTCTCTGTGTGAAGCCGTCTGAATTCAAGAAAGTTATTGATGAAATTAAAGAGGACGTGCTTCCCTCTCAACTCATCGTGTCCATTACAAGCCCTGTCCTGCTCAAACATTTGGAAGGTCTTCTGTCGGCGAAAATCAGTAAAATTATCCCAAGTATCACCAACTACGTGTTAAGTGGTGCTACACTATGTATTCATGGGAATCGAATGCAGCCTGAGGATAAAGAATGGCTTGAGAACCTATTTGCGCATATTTCCTCACCTATTCGTGTTTCCGAAAATTATACGCGGATCTCTTCCGACATATCCAGCTGCGGTCCCGCTTTTTTAGCCAAATTCCTGCAATCTTTTATTGATGCGGCTGTTGAGGCAACTGGTATTTCTATTGAGGAAGCGACCTTACTTGCTAGTGAAATGACGCTAGGCACAGGAAAGCTGCTTACGACCGGAGGATTCAACCCTGCTAGTCTGCAAAAACGTGTATCTGTTCCCGGTGGAATAACAGCGGAAGGCTTACGTATTTTGGACAACGAGCTTGCGGGGATATTCTCACGAGTCATTTGTGCTACACATGCCAAATATGAAGAAGACATTGAGAAGGCTGAGCTGCTGTTTACTCTGAAGCAGTAA
- the leuS gene encoding leucine--tRNA ligase — protein MTQETKETKEQQGYNPQAIEPKWQAYWDAKKTFKVLENSDKPKFYALDMFPYPSGAGLHVGHPEGYTATDIVSRFKRMRGFNVLHPMGWDAFGLPAEQYALDTGNDPREFTKKNIDTFRRQIKSLGFSYDWDREISTTDPEYYKWTQWIFIQLYNKGLAYVDEVPVNWCPALGTVLANEEVIDGLSERGNHPVIRKPMRQWILKITEYAERLLEDLEELDWSESIKDMQRNWIGKSTGAEVQFAIDGYNEKSLTVFTTRPDTLFGATYCVLAPEHELVTQITTGDQAAAIKEYQEKASRKSDLERTDLAKDKTGVFTGAYAVNPVNGVKVPIWIADYVLGGYGTGAIMAVPGHDQRDWEFAKQFDLPIIEVVQGGDVEKEAYTGDGAIVNSGPINGLNIEQGISHMIAWLEQNGKGRGKVTYRLRDWLFSRQRYWGEPIPILHLEDGTMKPVPVDQLPLLLPQVDEIKPSGTGESPLANVLEWVNTIDPETGMKARRETNTMPQWAGSCWYYLRFIDPRNDKEFCSQELQQQWLPVDLYIGGAEHAVLHLLYARFWHKVLYDLGFVHTKEPFHKLVNQGMILGENMEKMSKSRGNVVNPDDIVSDQGADTLRIYEMFMGPLEATKPWNTTGVDGIYRYLNRVWRLFVDENGQINAKISADETLGSDAFKRTWHRTIKKITEDFEALRFNTAISQMMIFVNEAYKTERLPLEAMKNFIQMLSPIAPHLAEELWEKLGGTESITYLPWPTYDEAWTVDNEIEIVVQVNGKIVDRVLISKDTDEAAMEKIAFDLDKVKEATAGKAVRKLIVVKGKLVNIVVG, from the coding sequence ATGACACAAGAAACTAAAGAAACAAAAGAGCAGCAAGGCTATAATCCACAGGCAATTGAGCCGAAATGGCAGGCTTATTGGGATGCGAAGAAAACGTTTAAGGTGCTTGAGAATTCGGATAAGCCGAAGTTTTATGCGCTGGATATGTTCCCTTACCCATCCGGAGCTGGTCTGCATGTAGGACATCCGGAAGGCTACACAGCAACTGATATCGTTTCACGTTTCAAACGGATGAGAGGCTTTAACGTACTTCATCCAATGGGATGGGACGCTTTCGGACTTCCTGCTGAACAGTACGCACTGGATACGGGAAATGATCCGCGAGAATTCACCAAGAAGAACATTGATACATTCCGTCGTCAAATTAAATCACTAGGCTTCTCGTACGATTGGGATCGTGAAATTAGTACAACAGATCCTGAGTATTACAAATGGACACAATGGATTTTCATCCAGTTGTACAATAAAGGACTCGCTTATGTGGATGAAGTGCCCGTAAACTGGTGTCCAGCGCTGGGAACTGTTCTTGCTAATGAAGAAGTGATTGACGGCCTGAGCGAGCGCGGTAACCATCCGGTTATTCGTAAGCCGATGCGTCAATGGATTCTGAAAATTACCGAGTACGCAGAACGTTTACTTGAAGATCTTGAGGAGCTGGATTGGTCCGAAAGTATCAAAGATATGCAGCGCAACTGGATTGGTAAATCCACAGGCGCAGAAGTCCAATTTGCGATTGATGGATACAATGAGAAGAGTTTGACGGTTTTTACGACACGTCCAGATACATTGTTTGGCGCTACGTACTGTGTTCTTGCACCTGAGCATGAGCTTGTTACGCAAATTACAACGGGAGATCAAGCAGCTGCCATTAAGGAATACCAAGAAAAAGCTTCGCGCAAAAGCGATCTTGAGCGTACGGATTTGGCAAAAGACAAAACAGGTGTTTTTACAGGGGCGTATGCTGTCAATCCGGTTAATGGCGTGAAAGTGCCAATTTGGATTGCTGACTACGTGCTTGGCGGTTACGGTACGGGAGCAATCATGGCTGTTCCAGGACACGATCAACGTGACTGGGAGTTTGCTAAACAGTTTGATTTGCCGATTATCGAAGTCGTGCAAGGTGGAGATGTTGAGAAGGAAGCTTATACTGGTGACGGGGCGATTGTCAATTCCGGCCCGATTAATGGCTTGAACATCGAACAGGGGATCAGCCATATGATCGCTTGGTTAGAGCAAAACGGCAAAGGCCGCGGTAAAGTAACCTACCGTTTGAGAGATTGGCTATTCAGCCGTCAAAGATATTGGGGAGAGCCGATTCCAATTCTTCATCTTGAAGATGGCACAATGAAGCCTGTTCCCGTGGATCAACTGCCACTCTTGCTTCCACAAGTCGATGAAATTAAACCATCAGGTACAGGAGAATCACCACTTGCGAACGTATTGGAATGGGTAAATACGATTGATCCGGAAACCGGCATGAAAGCTCGCCGTGAAACGAATACCATGCCGCAATGGGCTGGCAGCTGCTGGTACTATCTACGTTTTATCGATCCGCGTAATGATAAAGAGTTTTGTTCGCAAGAGCTTCAGCAGCAATGGCTGCCAGTAGATCTTTATATCGGCGGAGCAGAACATGCAGTTCTTCATTTGCTGTATGCGCGTTTCTGGCATAAGGTGCTTTATGATCTTGGTTTTGTTCATACCAAAGAGCCTTTCCATAAGCTTGTAAACCAAGGGATGATTCTTGGTGAGAACATGGAGAAAATGAGTAAATCTCGCGGTAACGTTGTAAATCCAGATGATATTGTCAGCGATCAAGGGGCCGACACACTGCGTATTTACGAAATGTTCATGGGACCACTTGAAGCGACCAAACCTTGGAACACAACGGGTGTGGATGGTATCTATCGTTATTTGAATCGTGTATGGAGACTGTTTGTTGACGAGAATGGTCAAATAAATGCTAAAATCAGCGCCGACGAAACATTGGGCAGCGATGCGTTCAAACGTACTTGGCACCGGACGATCAAAAAAATAACCGAGGATTTCGAAGCCCTTAGGTTTAATACAGCGATCAGTCAAATGATGATTTTCGTTAACGAAGCCTATAAAACAGAGCGTTTACCGCTTGAAGCGATGAAAAATTTCATTCAGATGTTATCCCCAATTGCACCGCATTTGGCCGAGGAACTTTGGGAGAAGCTTGGCGGCACAGAGTCAATTACCTATCTGCCATGGCCAACCTACGATGAAGCGTGGACAGTCGACAATGAAATTGAGATTGTTGTACAGGTCAATGGTAAAATTGTTGATCGTGTGCTGATTTCCAAGGATACAGATGAAGCAGCGATGGAGAAAATCGCATTTGACCTCGATAAAGTCAAAGAAGCGACCGCCGGAAAGGCCGTTCGCAAATTGATTGTTGTAAAAGGCAAATTAGTAAATATTGTTGTAGGATAG
- the yqeK gene encoding bis(5'-nucleosyl)-tetraphosphatase (symmetrical) YqeK, which yields MNRKELIAAVKEQMPERRWLHTLGVMETSVILAKRFGGDPVKADLAAILHDYCKYWPVQEQAKIIRENGLPQDLLDYDKELWHSHAGAFIAKEQFGIHDEEILDAIRYHTSGRVQMTLMDKIVCLADYMEPGRDFPGVDIIREIAERSLEKALVAGFDSTISFLIAKGKRIYPLTILTRNDLITQINT from the coding sequence ATGAATCGTAAGGAACTGATAGCCGCGGTAAAGGAACAAATGCCTGAGCGACGCTGGCTGCATACACTCGGTGTCATGGAAACTAGCGTTATATTAGCGAAACGCTTTGGTGGAGATCCGGTCAAAGCGGACCTTGCGGCCATTTTGCACGATTATTGCAAGTATTGGCCCGTTCAGGAGCAAGCTAAGATTATCCGCGAGAACGGATTGCCCCAAGACTTGCTGGACTATGATAAGGAGCTGTGGCACTCCCATGCTGGAGCTTTTATCGCTAAGGAGCAATTTGGCATCCATGATGAGGAGATACTAGATGCAATTCGGTATCACACCTCCGGACGTGTTCAGATGACACTAATGGACAAAATCGTATGCTTAGCAGATTATATGGAGCCTGGACGTGACTTTCCGGGTGTGGATATCATCCGCGAAATCGCTGAGCGAAGCTTAGAGAAGGCGCTGGTAGCCGGTTTTGATTCCACGATTAGCTTTTTAATTGCCAAAGGCAAACGGATTTATCCGCTTACTATTTTGACACGGAACGATTTGATTACACAAATAAACACATAA
- a CDS encoding helix-hairpin-helix domain-containing protein — MIQTDFIPLNTQMQAMISQTEEDQVPKSNLTSKLDSKSTLGIEQKATIETEPKGALEAEPKASINTETKATIPALTAIPTPSVVSNEKPEASLPAAGSTGRLDLNTATFEQLDEIPGIGASKAKAILDYRLKKGRFNRIEELIEVKGIGEKMLEKLKAFLYVTST; from the coding sequence ATGATACAAACAGATTTTATACCTTTGAACACTCAAATGCAGGCTATGATTTCACAAACTGAAGAGGACCAGGTACCTAAATCGAATCTTACAAGCAAATTAGATTCGAAATCGACCTTAGGAATAGAACAGAAGGCAACGATAGAAACAGAACCGAAAGGAGCGTTAGAAGCAGAACCAAAGGCATCAATAAACACAGAAACTAAAGCAACGATACCTGCACTTACAGCAATACCTACGCCTTCTGTTGTATCTAATGAAAAGCCGGAAGCTAGTTTGCCAGCAGCAGGGTCTACCGGGCGATTGGATCTTAACACCGCTACGTTTGAACAGTTAGATGAGATACCGGGTATTGGAGCGAGCAAGGCAAAGGCTATATTGGACTATCGGTTGAAAAAGGGGCGATTTAACCGGATTGAAGAGCTGATAGAAGTGAAGGGCATCGGGGAGAAAATGCTCGAGAAATTGAAAGCATTTCTTTATGTAACTTCAACATAG
- a CDS encoding dCMP deaminase family protein translates to MSIRKDWDTYFLDIAYMASTRSRCNRRHVGAVLVQGKKLLGTAYNGAPMGVPDCTEAGCMLVEEIELKVVDGTEEVIRKQRCIRTIHAEQNLLLFTDREDREGSTVYVTDQPCWTCANMLANSGVMEIVFHRGYPKDHEKVSHLMEDRGIVFRRLEGYEPPPGTVSEVVN, encoded by the coding sequence ATGAGCATCCGTAAAGATTGGGATACTTATTTCCTCGATATAGCTTACATGGCATCAACTCGATCAAGATGCAACCGTCGGCATGTGGGGGCAGTGTTGGTTCAGGGCAAGAAGCTGCTTGGAACAGCTTACAATGGTGCACCTATGGGTGTTCCCGATTGTACAGAGGCAGGCTGCATGCTTGTAGAAGAAATTGAGCTTAAAGTGGTGGATGGTACCGAGGAAGTTATTCGTAAACAGCGATGTATTAGAACGATTCATGCAGAGCAAAATTTGCTGCTATTTACGGATCGGGAAGATCGCGAAGGATCGACTGTCTATGTTACAGATCAGCCTTGCTGGACATGTGCGAATATGCTGGCCAATAGCGGTGTAATGGAAATCGTTTTCCATCGCGGGTATCCCAAGGATCATGAAAAAGTAAGCCATTTGATGGAAGACAGAGGCATCGTTTTCCGTAGATTGGAAGGATATGAACCTCCACCTGGCACTGTATCTGAAGTTGTGAATTAA
- the yhbY gene encoding ribosome assembly RNA-binding protein YhbY: MLTGKQKRYLRSMAHHLDPIFQVGKGGVNDHLIRHIQEALEVRELIKITVLNNSGEDRDEVGTELSEKSGAELVQVIGKIVVLYKESRDKKKIELPR, translated from the coding sequence ATGTTAACAGGCAAACAGAAACGTTATTTGCGCTCAATGGCGCACCACTTAGATCCAATCTTCCAAGTAGGTAAAGGCGGCGTGAACGATCATTTAATCCGTCACATTCAAGAAGCTTTGGAAGTTCGTGAATTGATTAAAATCACTGTACTTAACAACAGTGGAGAAGACCGCGACGAGGTCGGTACTGAATTATCCGAAAAGTCTGGCGCAGAGCTCGTGCAGGTTATCGGTAAAATCGTCGTGCTTTACAAAGAATCGCGTGACAAGAAGAAGATTGAACTGCCGCGCTAA
- a CDS encoding class I SAM-dependent methyltransferase → MSYEKFAYTYDRLMNSMPYEDWLRFVKESFERFGMKPSTIVDLGCGTGNLTIPLALEGYELTGIDLSEDMLAVAEQKTGEHIQLRGGAIHWVQQDLREWDLGEQVDVALSICDSLNYLLEDEDIVDAFRQTFKGLKPGGLFLFDVHTPEQLFAYAESQPFFLNEEDVAYIWTSELDEEKVQIEHELTIFVKNSDGTNSFRRIDETHQQRAYSLQWLKQTLLAVGFTEVHMAADFTWEQPTSMTERAFFIAKK, encoded by the coding sequence ATGAGTTACGAAAAATTCGCGTATACCTATGATCGCTTGATGAATAGCATGCCATATGAAGATTGGCTTCGTTTCGTGAAAGAAAGCTTCGAACGATTTGGTATGAAACCATCTACGATTGTTGATCTGGGCTGTGGTACTGGGAATTTGACGATTCCTTTAGCTTTGGAAGGGTACGAGTTGACGGGTATTGATTTATCTGAAGACATGCTGGCAGTCGCTGAGCAAAAAACAGGGGAGCACATTCAACTGCGCGGTGGCGCCATTCATTGGGTACAACAGGATCTGCGTGAATGGGACCTCGGTGAACAAGTGGATGTGGCGCTTTCGATCTGTGATAGTCTCAACTATTTGTTAGAGGACGAAGATATCGTTGATGCTTTTCGCCAAACCTTTAAGGGGCTCAAGCCTGGCGGTCTTTTCCTTTTTGATGTGCATACTCCTGAGCAATTGTTCGCTTATGCGGAATCTCAGCCCTTTTTCCTGAATGAAGAAGATGTTGCTTACATTTGGACAAGTGAGTTAGATGAAGAAAAAGTGCAAATTGAACACGAGTTGACCATATTTGTCAAAAATAGCGATGGCACGAATTCATTTCGACGCATCGATGAAACTCATCAACAGCGAGCTTATTCTTTGCAATGGCTAAAGCAAACGCTGCTTGCTGTCGGTTTCACAGAGGTACATATGGCCGCCGATTTTACTTGGGAGCAACCTACCTCTATGACGGAACGTGCTTTCTTTATTGCAAAGAAATAA
- a CDS encoding DNA internalization-related competence protein ComEC/Rec2, whose protein sequence is MYMQMLVKRPVVIGCCLWITGYVLALYTELRWLSLMTSTLLLAALIVIYALRLPGRQPLCALLLVGVAYGYFQWTDQRNVSALLPKAQQQQTLDGSEVTLLGRFSSPVTVDGDRASFTMEAESIRFPSTEAFPLGGESVQVSLRLLQQEQQAVASGWRRGDALTLHGTLRSPSPARNFGGFDYRRYLRLHHTHWLLAAKGVDQAQVEPAEARISVVQLLRWNDELRGALSRRMDLIFPAPQAGFMKSMLIGQTDDLDPERFQQFSELGLTHILAISGLNIAVFLGVCIWIMRRLKLAKETYLLICIWLLPFYILLTGASPSIVRAGLMSIIALYAARKGLFKDVLHVMAIVAWIMLLWDPYFLLDVSFQLSFLVTLGLIVGVQRVNDLIVPWISSPIIRNTASITLVSQMVSFPVSIYYFNQFSLLSWLANAILVPVISMIVFPAGLLALVLGIIYVPAGRSIGMLISWLNEVIFWMTDKLQHLHQFKLLWPSPSLPWITFYYGFLILIYGLCHRMSQEAGGEPPVILVSVKGKKKVNLSKWLVCATGGFLLLLWMGYSPERFNRSGLVQFIDVGQGDAILIRTPYGRHILVDGGGTLTFRKPGEAWKIRKDPYEVGQKLLVPLLKKRGVHQIDLVVLTHEDADHSGGLQAVIAQMPVKQFLFNGTLKPGASIEKLFDTLLTRKVPLLPANVSNWIQIDPLTRLQVLYPLERDNQLIEIVKEQNAQSVVFLLEMQGTRWLFTGDMEKESEAVVVDYLKEHPSLIDQEQHINHRVDVLKIAHHGSKTSTTPGWLDFWKPSWAVISVGGMNSYGHPAPDVLRRLEENEVQVLRTDQMGEVQLEVRKEGIYSRVKIMDELTSK, encoded by the coding sequence ATGTATATGCAAATGCTAGTGAAACGACCAGTTGTTATAGGGTGTTGTCTGTGGATAACTGGCTACGTGCTCGCGCTCTATACCGAGCTGCGGTGGTTATCTTTGATGACGAGTACGCTGCTGTTAGCCGCGCTTATCGTCATCTATGCGCTGCGGCTGCCTGGCAGACAGCCGCTGTGCGCCTTGCTGCTGGTCGGAGTAGCCTATGGCTACTTCCAATGGACCGACCAGCGCAACGTCTCTGCGCTGCTCCCGAAGGCGCAGCAGCAGCAGACCCTGGACGGCAGCGAGGTCACGCTGCTCGGCCGATTCTCCAGCCCTGTCACCGTCGACGGCGACAGGGCCAGCTTCACGATGGAAGCGGAATCCATCCGCTTCCCAAGCACGGAAGCTTTCCCCCTCGGCGGGGAAAGTGTGCAGGTCTCGCTGCGCCTGCTCCAGCAGGAGCAGCAGGCGGTGGCGTCGGGCTGGCGCCGAGGCGACGCCTTGACGCTGCACGGGACGCTGCGCAGCCCGTCCCCCGCCCGCAACTTCGGCGGCTTCGACTACCGCCGATACCTGCGCCTTCACCACACCCATTGGCTGCTCGCTGCCAAAGGGGTGGATCAGGCGCAGGTCGAGCCTGCGGAAGCGCGTATAAGCGTCGTCCAGCTGCTGCGCTGGAACGACGAGCTGCGCGGCGCCCTCAGCAGGCGCATGGATCTTATCTTCCCCGCGCCGCAGGCGGGGTTCATGAAGAGCATGCTGATCGGTCAGACGGACGATCTCGATCCGGAGCGCTTCCAGCAATTTTCGGAGCTGGGATTGACCCATATTTTAGCCATATCCGGCTTAAATATTGCTGTTTTTCTCGGTGTATGTATTTGGATCATGCGCCGATTAAAGCTGGCGAAGGAGACCTATTTGCTAATCTGTATATGGTTATTGCCGTTTTATATCCTATTGACAGGTGCTTCCCCTTCGATCGTTCGGGCCGGACTCATGTCTATAATTGCCCTCTATGCAGCTCGGAAAGGGCTCTTTAAGGATGTTTTACATGTTATGGCGATTGTCGCATGGATCATGCTTTTGTGGGATCCATACTTTTTGCTGGATGTCAGCTTTCAGCTTTCATTTCTGGTTACACTTGGTCTTATTGTTGGGGTACAAAGAGTCAATGATTTAATCGTTCCGTGGATTTCTTCCCCAATTATAAGAAATACGGCCTCCATCACGCTTGTTTCCCAAATGGTATCCTTCCCGGTATCTATTTATTATTTTAATCAGTTTTCTTTATTGTCTTGGCTAGCTAATGCCATTTTGGTTCCTGTTATTAGCATGATTGTATTCCCCGCTGGCCTGCTAGCTTTAGTTCTGGGAATTATTTATGTCCCTGCTGGTAGAAGCATCGGTATGCTTATTTCTTGGTTAAACGAAGTGATTTTCTGGATGACAGACAAGCTTCAACATTTGCACCAATTTAAGTTGCTATGGCCGTCGCCAAGCTTACCCTGGATAACTTTTTATTATGGTTTTCTCATTTTGATTTATGGATTATGTCATCGCATGTCGCAAGAAGCTGGGGGAGAGCCTCCGGTTATTTTGGTAAGTGTTAAAGGCAAAAAGAAGGTGAACTTATCGAAATGGCTCGTATGTGCGACAGGAGGTTTCCTGTTATTGCTTTGGATGGGGTATTCGCCTGAGCGCTTCAACCGGTCCGGTCTTGTTCAATTTATCGACGTTGGTCAAGGTGATGCTATACTGATTCGGACGCCTTATGGTCGACATATTCTGGTTGATGGTGGAGGGACTCTTACATTTAGGAAGCCTGGTGAGGCTTGGAAAATTCGTAAGGATCCTTATGAAGTTGGCCAAAAGCTGCTGGTTCCGCTGCTCAAGAAACGTGGTGTTCATCAGATTGATCTCGTTGTTCTCACACATGAAGATGCGGACCATAGTGGGGGTCTGCAGGCTGTTATTGCGCAAATGCCCGTCAAGCAGTTTCTCTTTAATGGAACGCTCAAGCCAGGGGCAAGCATAGAGAAATTATTTGACACCCTGCTAACGCGAAAAGTGCCGCTTTTGCCTGCGAATGTAAGCAATTGGATTCAGATTGATCCGCTTACCAGATTGCAGGTTCTGTATCCATTGGAAAGAGATAATCAGCTCATTGAAATTGTCAAAGAACAGAATGCGCAGTCCGTTGTTTTCTTGCTCGAGATGCAGGGGACGCGTTGGTTATTTACAGGGGATATGGAGAAAGAGTCTGAAGCTGTTGTGGTCGATTATTTAAAAGAACATCCTTCGTTAATAGATCAAGAACAACATATAAATCACAGGGTCGATGTACTAAAAATTGCTCATCATGGCAGCAAAACGTCCACGACACCAGGGTGGCTCGATTTTTGGAAGCCTTCATGGGCGGTCATATCTGTAGGAGGTATGAATAGCTATGGTCACCCAGCACCTGATGTGTTAAGGCGTTTGGAAGAAAATGAGGTGCAGGTGTTACGTACAGATCAAATGGGGGAAGTGCAACTAGAGGTCCGCAAAGAGGGCATTTACTCGCGTGTAAAAATAATGGATGAACTGACCTCTAAATGA
- a CDS encoding S1 RNA-binding domain-containing protein codes for MRMEAGSLVTLEVAREVPPNGYFLTDGQQDVLLPYAEIVGKIQPGEHVEAFMFHDTQDRLMATMKRPLLLMGEVGLLEVVDIHPRFGYFLEMGLGRHLLLPYRHVPELEELRPQVGDKVFATLAHDRQGRLIAKLALEEDLAPLCVRAPSSWNNQWVKARVYRPLQIGTFVICEAGVLGYGVIGLIAAPERTRLLRVGELVEVRVAFVREEDGRVNLSMRLRKEKGMDEDSERILSVLQERPGNAMPFSDKTSAEIIKDRFGLSKAAFKRALGKLMKDGLIYQEDDWTYLKQEETQG; via the coding sequence ATGAGAATGGAAGCAGGATCCCTTGTTACCCTAGAGGTAGCGAGGGAGGTTCCTCCTAACGGTTATTTCCTTACTGACGGCCAGCAGGATGTTCTTCTGCCTTATGCAGAAATCGTAGGTAAAATACAACCCGGAGAGCATGTTGAAGCCTTCATGTTCCACGATACGCAGGATCGATTGATGGCTACAATGAAGCGTCCGCTTCTTCTCATGGGCGAAGTAGGACTTCTGGAAGTTGTAGATATTCACCCTAGATTTGGATATTTTCTGGAAATGGGACTGGGTCGCCACTTATTACTTCCTTACCGACATGTACCGGAGCTCGAGGAGCTGCGTCCACAAGTAGGAGATAAGGTATTTGCCACTTTAGCTCACGATCGGCAAGGACGTTTAATCGCTAAGCTGGCTCTGGAAGAGGATCTGGCTCCTCTTTGCGTCCGTGCACCTTCTAGCTGGAATAATCAGTGGGTTAAAGCTCGTGTCTATAGACCGCTACAAATTGGCACCTTTGTCATTTGCGAAGCCGGCGTCCTCGGCTATGGTGTTATTGGACTTATTGCTGCTCCAGAACGGACACGCTTGCTGCGTGTAGGTGAGTTAGTTGAAGTACGGGTCGCATTCGTTCGTGAAGAGGATGGTCGGGTCAATCTATCGATGCGACTCCGTAAAGAAAAAGGGATGGATGAAGATTCGGAGCGCATTTTGAGTGTCCTTCAAGAACGACCTGGAAATGCGATGCCATTTTCGGATAAAACGTCTGCAGAGATCATTAAGGATCGGTTTGGCCTTAGTAAAGCGGCATTCAAACGCGCATTAGGCAAGCTTATGAAGGACGGGCTCATCTATCAGGAAGATGATTGGACCTATCTGAAGCAAGAGGAGACGCAAGGTTAA
- a CDS encoding nicotinate-nucleotide adenylyltransferase, with the protein MLVGIMGGTFDPIHTGHLIAAERARVEADLAEVWLMPANVPPHKPNAPKATTKQRWEMVCLAAEGNPFFRPMDIEISKGGVSYSIDTIELLSKEYPGTEFAYIIGADMVQYLPQWHRIDDIVRHIRFIGLARPGYDLDMSHMPMNIRNRVTIVPTPLIEISSTAIRKERQRNGSVRYLVPDSVNSYMEVNRLYES; encoded by the coding sequence ATGCTTGTCGGAATAATGGGTGGCACCTTCGATCCTATCCACACCGGTCATCTGATCGCGGCGGAGAGAGCGAGGGTGGAAGCGGATCTCGCCGAAGTGTGGTTGATGCCGGCAAATGTGCCGCCGCATAAGCCAAATGCGCCAAAAGCGACGACAAAGCAGCGCTGGGAGATGGTTTGCCTTGCTGCGGAAGGCAATCCTTTTTTTCGTCCAATGGATATCGAAATCAGCAAAGGCGGCGTATCTTATAGTATCGATACGATTGAGCTGCTCAGCAAGGAATACCCAGGTACGGAATTTGCTTATATTATAGGTGCCGATATGGTTCAATATTTGCCGCAGTGGCATCGCATTGATGACATCGTGCGGCATATTCGCTTTATTGGATTAGCTAGACCTGGCTATGATCTTGACATGTCGCATATGCCTATGAACATTCGTAATCGAGTTACGATTGTACCCACGCCGCTTATTGAAATTTCGTCAACAGCTATTCGTAAGGAAAGGCAAAGGAACGGTTCAGTCCGTTACCTTGTCCCAGACTCGGTGAATAGTTACATGGAGGTGAACCGATTGTATGAATCGTAA
- the rsfS gene encoding ribosome silencing factor, whose translation MSKNPEEVLAFVVEAAEDKKAADVVTLNLKGVSLIADYFVICHGNSETQVQAIAGEARKKAHEHGVNIRGYEGIDTARWVLLDLGDVVLHVFHRDDREYYNIERLWSDAKVVERV comes from the coding sequence ATGAGTAAAAACCCAGAAGAAGTTTTGGCTTTTGTTGTTGAGGCTGCTGAAGATAAAAAAGCGGCAGATGTTGTAACACTAAACTTGAAAGGCGTATCCTTAATTGCCGACTATTTCGTTATTTGTCACGGGAATTCAGAAACGCAAGTGCAAGCGATTGCCGGCGAAGCTAGAAAGAAAGCACATGAGCATGGCGTTAATATCAGAGGCTATGAAGGTATTGATACAGCAAGATGGGTTCTGCTTGATCTAGGGGATGTTGTTCTTCATGTCTTCCACCGCGATGATCGTGAATATTATAATATCGAAAGACTTTGGTCTGATGCCAAAGTTGTGGAGCGCGTATGA